The DNA sequence GCCACCGACAAGGTGCTTTTGAGCGAGGTCGATTTTCAGGATATCAACGCGCGGTTCAACTTTACCGACGAGACGGTGGTGGCGTGTATTGCCAGCTATCCGGCGCGGCGCGAACTGTTGCATCAGGCGATTGCTTCGCTGATCCATCAGGTGGATCACGTTTGTGTTTATCTCAACGCGTACCGCGATGTACCTGACTATATTCTGGACTGGGCCGCCGAGGGCAAGCTGAGCTATATCGTTTCTTCCGAAAACAGCCTGCGGGCGGCGGGTAAGTTTTATTGGCTGGACCAGCCGGGATATTTCCTGTTGTGTGATGACGATATTCTGTATCCGGCGGATTATGCGTTGACGATGCGTACCCATATTGACGGTCTGGGGCGCAGGTCTGTAGTGGGCCTTATGGGCGTTTTGTTCAAGAAGAATGAAAAGGGCTATACGGTGCGCGATGGCTATACCGCGTTTAATGCCGCTCATGACGAGACCCGTCGCACCCATCTGTTGGGGACGGGCGTGATGGCACTGCACTCGGATGCACTCGAGCAGATGGATATTGATCTGTTGTTGAGCCGCCCCATCGACAATGACGAAGTTTTTGCGGTGGAAGCGCAACGGTGCGGCGTGCCATTGTGGAACATTGCGCGGGCGGCAGGGTGGGTCAAACCCAACCTCGATATGCGCTATGGTATCCGCGAGGAAGTTGCCCTCAACCCACTCAAGAACAAAGACCGGATTGCCTTGTTATCGTCGGTGCCTGTCTGGCCCGAGCTTGATCCTGCTCCGGTGACGGCGTTCATCCCCAATGCAACAGCACTCGAAGCGTTCGAGAAGGCCGTGGGCACATTGGCAAAGCGCAGCGAGGTGCCGCTGGTTGCACTGCAAATCGGGGCCTGTGACGGGAGCCAGTTTGATCCGTTGATCGGGCTTGTGCGTGCGCACAATCTGCACGGCACGTTCTTTGAGCCGGTTCGCCATCTCTTTACCGCCTTGCAGCAAACCTATGCAGATCAACCTGATTGCGTCTTTGTAAATATGGCTGTCACCGAGAAGACAGGCAGCGCCGAAATCCGGTTGGTGGATCCCGAGGCCATCGCGCGCGGCGATGTGCCTGATTGGTCGGTCGGCCTTGGTACGCTCAAGCAGGATAGTAACGCCATTGACGGTGCAGGTGGTGTGGCGCTGGAAACAGTGGCAGCAATTGCCAAACATACTATTACCGAAAAGATTAGCACGTTGTCATTCGGGGCCTTGGCCCAGTGGTATGGCAAAGACAGTGTTGATGTTCTGGTTACTGATGCCGAAGGCTATGATGCCTTTTTTCTGGAGCAGATCGCCACAGGTGTGATGCGACCCAAGATCATCCTTTCCGAGATTATGGTGTTGGAAAAAGACCACGTTACCGAATTGCGCAACGGGTTGATAAACTGCGGCTATATCGTCATCTGTAGCCGCGAGCACCTTTTTGCAACGCTGGTTCCTGATGCGTAACGGGACAGGGACCCGAGGCGGCCCCTGTTGTTGTGATAAGAGTGGTCAGGCGCGTGCGATCAGCTCGAGTTCGCGTGCGATTGTCTGCTCGAAGCCTGATTGTGCGCGGACGCGGGCGCTGGCGGCTTTTGACAATTCCGTGAACAAGGCGGGATCGCCGTAGAGCCGCTCGATGGCATCCGCCAGCCCGAAGTAGTCTTCTGCGGGGGCAAGAATACCGCAGGTGTCATCGACAAATTCTGGCACGGCGGCGACGCTGCTGGTTACGGGCACCAGACCCGATGCCATGGCTTCGTCACGCGATACGCCCTGGCTGTCCATGCGCGTAGGGTTCAGGAAAATACCGTATTGTGCGTGAAGGGTGGCGATGTCTGCATGGCTCAGGAAGGTCTGTTGCAAGGTGACATTTGGCATATCGCGCAACGGTTCGGTCACGCTCTCGAAGAGGGGGCCGTCGCCGACAAGGCGAAAGGAGAGGTCTTTGAAAACCGGCCGTCTGGACAGCTCCAAAATCGCCTGCACGCTAAGATCATTGGCATAGGTGGTCGATGAATAGGGTCTGATTGACAGAACCTGACCGGCCTGTGCCGCCGTCTTGGGCCGGTAGGAAAACAGATCGGTGTCGATGTGGTTGTGGATGACGGACCAGCGCCCCTGTCGAGGGGCGGTCCCGACATCGGCGTTTGCCTCGGTGCGCAGGGTCTCGGAGACGAACACCAGATGCAGGTTGGCGGAGGGATGGGCAAAGATTTTCTGCCACAGCTTGAGCCGCTCGTTGGCGAGCTTTTTCTTGCGTTCGATTTCGGGGGCAGTGAGGGTTGCAAACTCGTAGGCGCGGCGTTGCCAGCCCTGGATCTCGGCACCGTGAATCCACACGGTCACTTTGACGTGGTCGAGATGTTTCTGGAGCACTTCCCACATCTGGCGGTCAATCAGATGCACGAGCACGTGTTTGTAGCGTCCGGTGGCCAGTGTGGCATCCAGAAGCTGTGCATCGCCGGAGGCGATATCGATATTTTCAAACTCGTCATAGGTTTTCACGATGTTGGGATTGATACGGAACACATCGACCCCCACGCTCTGTTGGCGGTATCCGCGCACGCGGCTGTGCAGGAACCCGTATTTATACAGATCATCATAAGACGGATATTGTTTTGTCAGCACCAGCGTATCTGACGGGCCCACAATAACCAGTGGTAGTGTGGCATCCGTGCCAAAGCTGATCTCACTCAAGGTCGCCTCTCCGTCTCCTGTCAGGCGTAAGCCAAAGCGCAGTCTTGTGCATTCAGTTGGGATGGCCAGCGTGCTGCTGCCGCCGTGTGCAAGCATCGAGTGGCTGATTTTTTTATCTGCGGCATCGTAGAATTCGACCACCAGACGGGCATCTGCGGTTGTGTGCTCCATCTCGAAGTTAATTACACTTTGGTCTACGAGGTTCAGTGTCTCACGGGTGTATTTGTTCTTGATCCATACATAATGTGGCCCGTTGTTGGGATCGGCCGTAAAGGCAAAACGAACCAGATCGCCTTCAAGCGTTTTCGTCATAGGCGAAGATTTGGAGATGACACTTCCCTTATGGACTTCAGCTGCGGTGAGAGTTGGGAAAGGTGTCGCGCGTGGCTTTCTGCGGGTCTCGCCGGCGGGCAAAACCGACGCGGCCTCATAGAGGGATTCAATCTCGATACCCTGAAAGGGGATATCCAGATCGGCGGCCCACGCGATTGCAGCCTCAACGGTTGCGCCTTGCTTGCAATAGTTGAACTCATCCAGGGCGAGCATGGGCACATCAGGGGCGCCGCACTCACCGGATGTATCAAAAATTTCGGCAATCAGATCTCGGGTCATATGGGCGCTTTTGAGAAGGCTGGCGCGCAGCGGTATACCTTGGGCAGGGCGATAGCGCTTCGCCTCGTTTACCAGAATGGTTTCACCCTCTGCCTGAAGGTAATGGCAGGCTTTGCCGAACCCCTCAGCATCGCTGTAGGTCATGGCGAGCTCAAGATCGGTCAGGTAGTTTGGCCCATAATGATCTCGTGGGTGCCATGCGCCGAACAGGGTGGTGCCAGAACGCGCCTCTAGCGCTTGGGCGATGAGGATATCGGGATG is a window from the Sulfitobacter donghicola DSW-25 = KCTC 12864 = JCM 14565 genome containing:
- a CDS encoding FkbM family methyltransferase, whose translation is MWPLTRLWGGIPAKTIKKRWPAKTIKAVLKSEWWEYDPVALHGIYDPDPEVMLKNLKTLDPEKDRYAYNYHKITAAEVAAKEAADVARIARNKASAERISITPEAADLSDVKQQLVPGSYRADITLSRPVEEDGLMWLICCGDTVLQRRILTRGDKAKFVFFRLPEVDGPVTMRVQDATEETYNIATDKVLLSEVDFQDINARFNFTDETVVACIASYPARRELLHQAIASLIHQVDHVCVYLNAYRDVPDYILDWAAEGKLSYIVSSENSLRAAGKFYWLDQPGYFLLCDDDILYPADYALTMRTHIDGLGRRSVVGLMGVLFKKNEKGYTVRDGYTAFNAAHDETRRTHLLGTGVMALHSDALEQMDIDLLLSRPIDNDEVFAVEAQRCGVPLWNIARAAGWVKPNLDMRYGIREEVALNPLKNKDRIALLSSVPVWPELDPAPVTAFIPNATALEAFEKAVGTLAKRSEVPLVALQIGACDGSQFDPLIGLVRAHNLHGTFFEPVRHLFTALQQTYADQPDCVFVNMAVTEKTGSAEIRLVDPEAIARGDVPDWSVGLGTLKQDSNAIDGAGGVALETVAAIAKHTITEKISTLSFGALAQWYGKDSVDVLVTDAEGYDAFFLEQIATGVMRPKIILSEIMVLEKDHVTELRNGLINCGYIVICSREHLFATLVPDA
- a CDS encoding glycosyltransferase family protein — protein: MLQTAAQHLNTPSILKALRDSAAQGDQCDIAKAAHQELVKRYEAQEDYDALAKLEKSRLPTLNAQARKPRVAGIMDEFTTACYKPECIFLALLPNLAKTQLENFAPDFVFIESAWHGNEGVWNQKVSNVSEELRTVLDWCRETQTPSIFWNKEDPVHFTGFLETARLCDYVFTTDIDCIPAYKQALGHDRVFVLPFAAQPVSHNPIATFQRKDAFNFAGSYYLRYPERQRDIATLIDTVREFRPVDIYDRNHGGTHPHYMFPPEYRPMILGRLPFSEIDRAYKEYRYGINMNTIKQSQTMFARRVFELMASNTVVVSNFSRGVRTLFGDLALCSDNPGQLRKRLDVLTADDTVYRKFRLAGLRKVMQQHTYRARMDFILSCISGDATVQTEPHIALFATITARRDIKNTIKSFQAQSHKAAHLYLLTSGIDTDGIEVPNVTLSGHPDILIAQALEARSGTTLFGAWHPRDHYGPNYLTDLELAMTYSDAEGFGKACHYLQAEGETILVNEAKRYRPAQGIPLRASLLKSAHMTRDLIAEIFDTSGECGAPDVPMLALDEFNYCKQGATVEAAIAWAADLDIPFQGIEIESLYEAASVLPAGETRRKPRATPFPTLTAAEVHKGSVISKSSPMTKTLEGDLVRFAFTADPNNGPHYVWIKNKYTRETLNLVDQSVINFEMEHTTADARLVVEFYDAADKKISHSMLAHGGSSTLAIPTECTRLRFGLRLTGDGEATLSEISFGTDATLPLVIVGPSDTLVLTKQYPSYDDLYKYGFLHSRVRGYRQQSVGVDVFRINPNIVKTYDEFENIDIASGDAQLLDATLATGRYKHVLVHLIDRQMWEVLQKHLDHVKVTVWIHGAEIQGWQRRAYEFATLTAPEIERKKKLANERLKLWQKIFAHPSANLHLVFVSETLRTEANADVGTAPRQGRWSVIHNHIDTDLFSYRPKTAAQAGQVLSIRPYSSTTYANDLSVQAILELSRRPVFKDLSFRLVGDGPLFESVTEPLRDMPNVTLQQTFLSHADIATLHAQYGIFLNPTRMDSQGVSRDEAMASGLVPVTSSVAAVPEFVDDTCGILAPAEDYFGLADAIERLYGDPALFTELSKAASARVRAQSGFEQTIARELELIARA